From one Aptenodytes patagonicus chromosome 16, bAptPat1.pri.cur, whole genome shotgun sequence genomic stretch:
- the MYOCD gene encoding myocardin isoform X2: MHILQDSAAEGSIQSTQMKLKRARLADDLNEKIALRPGPLELVEKNIIPVDSAVKEAIKGTQVSFPKSADTFAFEEDSSNDGLSPEQARSEDSPGSTESASGTKAPEPAPAAPAGAPQDHSHGADSHTPDPASGQGSQCDSPKQAAGQESPPLPVPSAVKQSKSSSDSKNRHKKPKDTKPKVKKLKYHQYIPPDQKAEKSPPPMDSAYARLLQQQQLFLQLQILSQQQQQQQQQQQQQQQHFSYPGMHQGQLKQSNEQMVKSSNSSTSVNNTPLSPVKTTFSGQTCVSSIKPGPLPSNLDDLKVSELRQQLRIRGLPVSGTKTALMERLRPFQECGSNTVPNFSEITTVTFPVTPTSTLSSYQSQSSTSLLSNGFYHFGSTSSTPPISPASSDLSVSGSLPDTFNDGPMSSPQFGLQPSPVHGSAEESLMSSMNGGSIQLELEGIDTEKDKMLVEKQKVINELTWKLQQEQRQVEELRMQLQKRKRSNGLEEKQQPSQHFFGVTIKQENAVSSCPFASKQTALKGQASSSDKLSNCGVPQLPHIVNSRCLEPAGQSTITSSTFLSPQCSPQHSPLGAAKSPQHISLPPSPNSHYLLSVSPGSQAEGRSGSPQTNSCLRTASMATQAGQKFSIPSPSFCKSSPALSEVKQPPPYEDAVKQQMTRSQQMDELLDVLIESGEMPANAKEDRSCLQKVPQITVSTGNSSTPLPKSSTAFEQVSSAQLSFEHCPGSSDAHLEVLLNAHSPLGRVSEIALLKMGGEESHFEGMMEGFSGKAADELLTSQEILQTPLSPMETQLSPSPADGSGLQMSFTESPWETMEWLDLTPPSSATGFGSLTPAAPSIFNIDFLDVTDLNLNTSMDLHLQQW, encoded by the exons GCACCCAGGTCAGCTTCCCCAAGTCGGCCGACACCTTTGCCTTCGAGGAGGACAGCAGCAACGATGGGCTGTCTCCAGAGCAGGCCAGGAGCGAGGACTCCCCGGGCTCCACCGAGTCGGCGTCTGGCACCAAAGCCCCGgagccggcccccgccgcccctgcCGGGGCGCCCCAG GATCACTCCCACGGCGCCGACAGCCACACACCGGACCCGGCCTCGGGGCAGGGCAGCCAGTGCGACAGCCCCAAGCAGGCGGCGGGGCAGGAAAGCCCACCCCTCCCGGTGCCCTCCGCCGTGAAG CAG TCCAAATCATCCAGTGATAGCAAGAACCGTCACAAAAAGCCCAAGGACACCAAGCCCAAGGTGAAGAAGCTGAAATATCACCAGTACATCCCTCCGGACCAGAAGGCAGAGAAGTCCCCTCCACCCATGGACTCTGCGTATGCCagacttctccagcagcagcagctctttctgcagctccagatcctcagccagcagcagcagcagcaacagcagcagcagcagcagcagcagcagcacttcagcTACCCAGGGATGCACCAAGGCCAGCTAAA GCAATCAAATGAGCAAATGGTCAAAAGTTCAAATTCATCAACTTCTGTCAACAACACTCCTCTTTCTCCTGTGAAAACCACCTTTTCAGGCCAGACTTGTGTCTCATCTATCAAGCCAGGCCCTCTGCCATCTAACCTGGATGATCTGAAA GTGTCAGAACTGAGACAGCAGCTCCGAATACGAGGCCTGCCTGTGTCAGGTACCAAAACAGCGCTGATGGAACGTCTGCGGCCCTTCCAGGAGTGCGGCAGCAACACAGTGCCAAACTTCAGTGAGATCACCACCGTTACCTTCCCAGTCACTCCGACAAGCACTCTGTCGAGTTACCAGTCGCAGTCCTCCACCAGCTTGTTATCAAATGGCTTCTACCACTTTGGCAGCACCAGCTCCACCCCACCCATCTCTCCAGCCTCCTCCGACCTCTCTGTGAGTGGCTCTTTGCCAGACACATTCAACGACGGGCCCATGTCTTCTCCACAGTTTGGTCTCCAGCCATCTCCAGTTCATGGCAGTGCCGAAGAAAGCCTTATGAGCAGCATGAATGGAGGGAGCATCCAGCTGGAGCTGGAAGGGATCGACACAGAGAAAGACAAGATGCTGGTGGAGAAGCAGAAGGTCATCAATGAACTGACGTGGAAGCTGCAGCAAGAGCAGAGGCAGGTGGAAGAGCTACGGATGCAGCTCCAGAAGCGAAAGAGAAGCAATGGCcttgaggagaagcagcagccctcTCAGCATTTCTTTGGTGTCACCATCAAGCAAGAAAATGCAGTGTCCAGCTGTCCATTTGCATCCAAACAAACTGCCTTGAAAGGCCAAGCCAGCAGCTCGGATAAGTTAAGTAACTGTGGGGTGCCGCAGCTGCCTCACATTGTAAATAGCCGCTGCTTGGAGCCTGCAGGTCAAAGCACCATCACCTCCTCAACATTCCTGAGCCCGCAGTGCTCCCCCCAGCACTCTCCACTCGGGGCTGCAAAAAGCCCCCAGCACATCAGCCTGCCACCATCCCCCAACAGCCACTATCTCCTCTCGGTGTCCCCTGGCTCACAGGCAGAAGGGCGCAGCGGGTCCCCGCAGACCAACAGTTGCCTTCGCACAGCATCG ATGGCTACGCAGGCAGGTCAAAAGTTTTCTATTCCATCCCCAAGTTTTTGTAAGTCAAGCCCAGCCCTCTCAGAGGTAAAGCAGCCTCCACCCTATGAGGATGCAGTAAAGCAG CAGATGACACGAAGTCAGCAGATGGACGAGCTCCTGGACGTGCTGATTGAGAGCGGAG AAATGCCAGCCAATGCCAAGGAAGACCGGTCCTGCCTCCAGAAAGTACCTCAGATAACGGTGTCTACCGGGAACTCCAGCACTCCTCTCCCAAAGTCATCCACCGCATTTGAGCAGGTCTCCTCAGCCCAGCTCTCCTTCGAGCACTGTCCGGGCAGCAGTGATGCTCACCTCGAGGTCCTGCTGAACGCCCATAGCCCCCTGGGGAGGGTCAGTGAAATCGCCCTGCTGAAGATGGGGGGAGAAGAGTCCCACTTTGAAGGGATGATGGAGGGGTTCTCCGGCAAAGCCGCAGATGAACTGCTCACCTCACAGGAGATTTTACAGACTCCCCTCTCGCCCATGGAAAcccagctctccccttcccctgccgaTGGCTCCGGTTTACAAATGAGTTTCACTGAGTCTCCGTGGGAGACGATGGAGTGGCTGGACCTCACCCCTCCCAGCTCCGCCACCGGCTTTGGCTCGCTCACCCCCGCGGCTCCCAGCATCTTCAACATTGATTTCCTAGATGTTACCGATCTCAATCTAAACACCAGCATGGACCTGCACCTGCAGCAGTGGTGA
- the MYOCD gene encoding myocardin isoform X1, with protein MHILQDSAAEGSIQSTQMKLKRARLADDLNEKIALRPGPLELVEKNIIPVDSAVKEAIKGTQVSFPKSADTFAFEEDSSNDGLSPEQARSEDSPGSTESASGTKAPEPAPAAPAGAPQDHSHGADSHTPDPASGQGSQCDSPKQAAGQESPPLPVPSAVKSKSSSDSKNRHKKPKDTKPKVKKLKYHQYIPPDQKAEKSPPPMDSAYARLLQQQQLFLQLQILSQQQQQQQQQQQQQQQHFSYPGMHQGQLKQSNEQMVKSSNSSTSVNNTPLSPVKTTFSGQTCVSSIKPGPLPSNLDDLKVSELRQQLRIRGLPVSGTKTALMERLRPFQECGSNTVPNFSEITTVTFPVTPTSTLSSYQSQSSTSLLSNGFYHFGSTSSTPPISPASSDLSVSGSLPDTFNDGPMSSPQFGLQPSPVHGSAEESLMSSMNGGSIQLELEGIDTEKDKMLVEKQKVINELTWKLQQEQRQVEELRMQLQKRKRSNGLEEKQQPSQHFFGVTIKQENAVSSCPFASKQTALKGQASSSDKLSNCGVPQLPHIVNSRCLEPAGQSTITSSTFLSPQCSPQHSPLGAAKSPQHISLPPSPNSHYLLSVSPGSQAEGRSGSPQTNSCLRTASMATQAGQKFSIPSPSFCKSSPALSEVKQPPPYEDAVKQQMTRSQQMDELLDVLIESGEMPANAKEDRSCLQKVPQITVSTGNSSTPLPKSSTAFEQVSSAQLSFEHCPGSSDAHLEVLLNAHSPLGRVSEIALLKMGGEESHFEGMMEGFSGKAADELLTSQEILQTPLSPMETQLSPSPADGSGLQMSFTESPWETMEWLDLTPPSSATGFGSLTPAAPSIFNIDFLDVTDLNLNTSMDLHLQQW; from the exons GCACCCAGGTCAGCTTCCCCAAGTCGGCCGACACCTTTGCCTTCGAGGAGGACAGCAGCAACGATGGGCTGTCTCCAGAGCAGGCCAGGAGCGAGGACTCCCCGGGCTCCACCGAGTCGGCGTCTGGCACCAAAGCCCCGgagccggcccccgccgcccctgcCGGGGCGCCCCAG GATCACTCCCACGGCGCCGACAGCCACACACCGGACCCGGCCTCGGGGCAGGGCAGCCAGTGCGACAGCCCCAAGCAGGCGGCGGGGCAGGAAAGCCCACCCCTCCCGGTGCCCTCCGCCGTGAAG TCCAAATCATCCAGTGATAGCAAGAACCGTCACAAAAAGCCCAAGGACACCAAGCCCAAGGTGAAGAAGCTGAAATATCACCAGTACATCCCTCCGGACCAGAAGGCAGAGAAGTCCCCTCCACCCATGGACTCTGCGTATGCCagacttctccagcagcagcagctctttctgcagctccagatcctcagccagcagcagcagcagcaacagcagcagcagcagcagcagcagcagcacttcagcTACCCAGGGATGCACCAAGGCCAGCTAAA GCAATCAAATGAGCAAATGGTCAAAAGTTCAAATTCATCAACTTCTGTCAACAACACTCCTCTTTCTCCTGTGAAAACCACCTTTTCAGGCCAGACTTGTGTCTCATCTATCAAGCCAGGCCCTCTGCCATCTAACCTGGATGATCTGAAA GTGTCAGAACTGAGACAGCAGCTCCGAATACGAGGCCTGCCTGTGTCAGGTACCAAAACAGCGCTGATGGAACGTCTGCGGCCCTTCCAGGAGTGCGGCAGCAACACAGTGCCAAACTTCAGTGAGATCACCACCGTTACCTTCCCAGTCACTCCGACAAGCACTCTGTCGAGTTACCAGTCGCAGTCCTCCACCAGCTTGTTATCAAATGGCTTCTACCACTTTGGCAGCACCAGCTCCACCCCACCCATCTCTCCAGCCTCCTCCGACCTCTCTGTGAGTGGCTCTTTGCCAGACACATTCAACGACGGGCCCATGTCTTCTCCACAGTTTGGTCTCCAGCCATCTCCAGTTCATGGCAGTGCCGAAGAAAGCCTTATGAGCAGCATGAATGGAGGGAGCATCCAGCTGGAGCTGGAAGGGATCGACACAGAGAAAGACAAGATGCTGGTGGAGAAGCAGAAGGTCATCAATGAACTGACGTGGAAGCTGCAGCAAGAGCAGAGGCAGGTGGAAGAGCTACGGATGCAGCTCCAGAAGCGAAAGAGAAGCAATGGCcttgaggagaagcagcagccctcTCAGCATTTCTTTGGTGTCACCATCAAGCAAGAAAATGCAGTGTCCAGCTGTCCATTTGCATCCAAACAAACTGCCTTGAAAGGCCAAGCCAGCAGCTCGGATAAGTTAAGTAACTGTGGGGTGCCGCAGCTGCCTCACATTGTAAATAGCCGCTGCTTGGAGCCTGCAGGTCAAAGCACCATCACCTCCTCAACATTCCTGAGCCCGCAGTGCTCCCCCCAGCACTCTCCACTCGGGGCTGCAAAAAGCCCCCAGCACATCAGCCTGCCACCATCCCCCAACAGCCACTATCTCCTCTCGGTGTCCCCTGGCTCACAGGCAGAAGGGCGCAGCGGGTCCCCGCAGACCAACAGTTGCCTTCGCACAGCATCG ATGGCTACGCAGGCAGGTCAAAAGTTTTCTATTCCATCCCCAAGTTTTTGTAAGTCAAGCCCAGCCCTCTCAGAGGTAAAGCAGCCTCCACCCTATGAGGATGCAGTAAAGCAG CAGATGACACGAAGTCAGCAGATGGACGAGCTCCTGGACGTGCTGATTGAGAGCGGAG AAATGCCAGCCAATGCCAAGGAAGACCGGTCCTGCCTCCAGAAAGTACCTCAGATAACGGTGTCTACCGGGAACTCCAGCACTCCTCTCCCAAAGTCATCCACCGCATTTGAGCAGGTCTCCTCAGCCCAGCTCTCCTTCGAGCACTGTCCGGGCAGCAGTGATGCTCACCTCGAGGTCCTGCTGAACGCCCATAGCCCCCTGGGGAGGGTCAGTGAAATCGCCCTGCTGAAGATGGGGGGAGAAGAGTCCCACTTTGAAGGGATGATGGAGGGGTTCTCCGGCAAAGCCGCAGATGAACTGCTCACCTCACAGGAGATTTTACAGACTCCCCTCTCGCCCATGGAAAcccagctctccccttcccctgccgaTGGCTCCGGTTTACAAATGAGTTTCACTGAGTCTCCGTGGGAGACGATGGAGTGGCTGGACCTCACCCCTCCCAGCTCCGCCACCGGCTTTGGCTCGCTCACCCCCGCGGCTCCCAGCATCTTCAACATTGATTTCCTAGATGTTACCGATCTCAATCTAAACACCAGCATGGACCTGCACCTGCAGCAGTGGTGA